The following proteins come from a genomic window of Coregonus clupeaformis isolate EN_2021a unplaced genomic scaffold, ASM2061545v1 scaf2241, whole genome shotgun sequence:
- the LOC121563092 gene encoding uncharacterized protein LOC121563092 isoform X3: MFIRDKFLPNREQRKYRQDNEPTLDQEDPVLVQYVVEEVGHRPCLALIPWSGPLWVPSSPTYYLTHAGRMLLRELAVLNTQIARRMVWNELSSQNEQVAIHMQYVDEEVGQRTCLALIPWSGPLWVPSSVSPSILILFGL; the protein is encoded by the exons ATGTTCATAAGAGACAAGTTTCTTCCGAATCGAGAACAAAGAAAGTATCGCCAAG ATAATGAGCCCACCCTGGACCAGGAGGACCCAGTCCTTGTTCAG TATGTGGTTGAGGAGGTTGGGCACCggccctgtctggctttaatcccttggtctggacctctgtgggttcccagctct CCAACATATTACCTTACCCATGCTGGGAGGATGCTGCtgagagagctggcagtgttaaacaCGCAG ATAGCTAGGAGGATGGTATGGAATGAACTGTCCTCTCAAAATGAACAGGTAGCCATTCATATGCAG tatgtggatgaggaggttgggcagcggacctgtctggctttaatcccttggtctggtcctctgtgggttcccagctctgtaagtccatccattctgatactctttgGTCTTTAG
- the LOC121563092 gene encoding uncharacterized protein LOC121563092 isoform X1, whose product MVLNSVKITAVCRAIMSRSMFSRLLTATPLRFLRERPLLSAAGLLFASGSAVYFYSKYYGIGEDALATVESVDRVVTVEEDNEPTLDQEDPVLVQYVVEEVGHRPCLALIPWSGPLWVPSSPTYYLTHAGRMLLRELAVLNTQIARRMVWNELSSQNEQVAIHMQYVDEEVGQRTCLALIPWSGPLWVPSSVSPSILILFGL is encoded by the exons ATGGTTTTGAACTCAGTCAAAATCACTGCAGTATGTAGAGCGATAATGAGTAGGTCTATGTTCAGTCGTTTGTTGACAGCGACCCCGCTGAGATTCCTCCGCGAGAGGCCGCTTCTGAGTGCAGCTGGCCTGTTGTTTGCGTCCGGTTCGGCAGTCTACTTTTATAGCAAATATTACGGTATCGGTGAGGATGCACTGGCCACCGTGGAGAGCGTGGACCGTGTTGTCACGGTTGAGGAGG ATAATGAGCCCACCCTGGACCAGGAGGACCCAGTCCTTGTTCAG TATGTGGTTGAGGAGGTTGGGCACCggccctgtctggctttaatcccttggtctggacctctgtgggttcccagctct CCAACATATTACCTTACCCATGCTGGGAGGATGCTGCtgagagagctggcagtgttaaacaCGCAG ATAGCTAGGAGGATGGTATGGAATGAACTGTCCTCTCAAAATGAACAGGTAGCCATTCATATGCAG tatgtggatgaggaggttgggcagcggacctgtctggctttaatcccttggtctggtcctctgtgggttcccagctctgtaagtccatccattctgatactctttgGTCTTTAG
- the LOC121563092 gene encoding uncharacterized protein LOC121563092 isoform X2, with amino-acid sequence MVLNSVKITAVCRAIMSRSMFSRLLTATPLRFLRERPLLSAAGLLFASGSAVYFYSKYYGIGEDALATVESVDRVVTVEEDNEPTLDQEDPVLVQPTYYLTHAGRMLLRELAVLNTQIARRMVWNELSSQNEQVAIHMQYVDEEVGQRTCLALIPWSGPLWVPSSVSPSILILFGL; translated from the exons ATGGTTTTGAACTCAGTCAAAATCACTGCAGTATGTAGAGCGATAATGAGTAGGTCTATGTTCAGTCGTTTGTTGACAGCGACCCCGCTGAGATTCCTCCGCGAGAGGCCGCTTCTGAGTGCAGCTGGCCTGTTGTTTGCGTCCGGTTCGGCAGTCTACTTTTATAGCAAATATTACGGTATCGGTGAGGATGCACTGGCCACCGTGGAGAGCGTGGACCGTGTTGTCACGGTTGAGGAGG ATAATGAGCCCACCCTGGACCAGGAGGACCCAGTCCTTGTTCAG CCAACATATTACCTTACCCATGCTGGGAGGATGCTGCtgagagagctggcagtgttaaacaCGCAG ATAGCTAGGAGGATGGTATGGAATGAACTGTCCTCTCAAAATGAACAGGTAGCCATTCATATGCAG tatgtggatgaggaggttgggcagcggacctgtctggctttaatcccttggtctggtcctctgtgggttcccagctctgtaagtccatccattctgatactctttgGTCTTTAG
- the LOC121563089 gene encoding uncharacterized protein LOC121563089 — translation MMVLDELSSQLEEVAIHLQYVDEEVGHRSCLALIPWSGPLCVPIFPVFSKAKPVYYLTRAGRMLVTELAVLNTQTSKLVIEEPTIHLTEAGRLVLDELSAPSDSHSQPNREDSGFPYEKLQLVGNWGSFHFHYWNIHYGRVQQNEEDMHHLCIVRGVEKQLWWSRVIQEKILDPWGLVQVVLTNKKLIGIKFLGRRIHGLMSGLVKRRSEFTYYEDAQQVDISTTVEGYQERGMR, via the exons ATGATGGTATTGGATGAACTGTCCTCTCAGCTTGAAGAGGTAGCCATTCATCTGCAG tacgttgatgaggaggttgggcaccggtcctgtctggctttaatcccttggtctggaccctTGTGTGTTCCTATCTTT cctgtcttctccaaGGCCAAACCAGTCTACTACCTCACTCGTGCTGGGAGAATGCTGGTAACAGAGCTTgcagtgttaaacacacag ACTTCCAAATTGGTTATTGAGGAGCCTACCATTCACCTCACTGAAGCTGGGAGGCTAGTGCTTGACGAACTGTCAGCACCTTCAGATAGCCATTCACAG CCAAATAGGGAAGACTCTGGTTTTCCCTATGAGAAGTTGCAGCTGGTTGGGAACTGGGGTTCGTTTCATTTCCATTACTGGAATATCCATTATGGACGAGTGCAG CAAAATGAAGAGGACATGCATCACCTGTGCATTGTGAGGGGAGTGGAGAAGCAGCTGTGGTGGAGCAGAGTCATCCAGGAAAAAATCCTGGACCCATGG GGTCTCGTCCAGGTGGTCCTCACCAACAAGAAGCTGATTGGTATTAAG TTCCTTGGTAGAAGGATCCATGGACTCATGTCCGGCCTTGTCAAGAGGAGGTCTGAGTTCACCTAttatgaggatgcccag CAGGTGGATATCTCCACCACAGTGGAGGGGTaccaggagagggggatgagatga
- the LOC123488381 gene encoding mitoguardin 1-like — MEALTSSDSTSLNYLTHAGRMVLSGLSELNQQDVRQFQQAYDLLVNFINEPANRERLEQEMALVGIDRINFADVFYEFVLLSLLEGKTSLPISEPGSFLYLLLQVIMRIDPPGGAWTEAAENFYLLVKDQMKAWLQSIFNLNESIYESPERLSGEVMRNLEIQVEFLLSSLD; from the exons ATGGAG GCTCTGACATCCTCAGACAGTACCTCCCTCAATTACCTCACCCACGCTGGGAGGATGGTGTTGAGTGGACTATCCGAGCTCAACCAGCAG gatgtgaggcAGTTTCAGCAGGCCTACGACCTACTGGTGAACTTCATTAATGAGCCAGCAAACAGGGAGCGACTAGAGCAGGAGATGGCTCTCGTAGGA ATCGACCGCATCAACTTCGCAGATGTTTTTTATGAATTCGTTCTACTAAGCCTTCTAGAAGGAAAGACATCTCTTCCTATATCT GAGCCTGGTAGCTTCCTTTATCTGCTCCTGCAAGTCATAATGAGGATTGACCCTCCTGGAGGAGCCTGGACAGAGGCTGCTGAGAACTTCTACCTCCTCGTTAAG GACCAGATGAAGGCATGGCTACAATCCATCTTCAACCTCAATGAGTCAATCTATGAAAGCCCAGAGAGGCTCTCGGGGGAGGTGATGCGGAATCTAGAAATACAGGTTGAGTTCCTGCTGTCCAGCCTGGATTAA